The window TGTGGTTTTGGATGCCGATCTCTCAAAATCCACGAAAACCGCGGGGTTTGCCAAGAAATTTCCGGAACGGTTTATTCAAATGGGAATCGCGGAAGCCGATATGATGGCGACGGCCGCCGGATTGGCTACTTGTGGCAAGATTCCATTTGCCAGCACTTTCGCTATCTTTGCTACCGGCCGGGCTTATGACCAGGTCCGGAATACCGTCGGTTATCCCCATTTGAATGTTAAAATAGCCGCCACCCACGCCGGTATAACCGTCGGCGAAGACGGAGGCTCCCACCAATCCATCGAAGATATCGCACTCATGCGGGTGATTCCCGGAATGACCGTGCTCAATCCGGCGGACGCGGTGGAGGCGGAAAAGCTGATTCTGGCCGCTGCGGAATATCAGGGTCCAGTTTATATCCGGTTAGGCAGAGAACCGCTGTCCAAAGTCTTTACCGATGATTATCAGCCGGAAATCGGCAAAGCCGTCCGTCTCCGGGATGGCAAAGCCGCCACGATCATCGCCACCGGGATTATGGTTGAAAAGGCCTTACAGGCAGCCGACATTCTGGGGCAGAAAGGCACCACGGTCCGGGTGGTGAATATTCATACCATCAAACCGATCGATGCCGCGGAGATTATCAAGGCAGCCTGGGAGACCCGGGCGATCGTCACCGCCGAGGAACATTCGATCATCGGCGGATTGGGCAGTGCCGTATCGGAAGTGGTCGTTCAGAATCATCCGGTACCCATCGAATATGTCGGAGTGAAGGACCGTTTCGGTCAATCGGGCATCCCTGCAAAACTGTTGGAG is drawn from Hydrogenispora ethanolica and contains these coding sequences:
- a CDS encoding transketolase family protein, with the translated sequence MGDRIATRDAYGNALVKLGETNPSIVVLDADLSKSTKTAGFAKKFPERFIQMGIAEADMMATAAGLATCGKIPFASTFAIFATGRAYDQVRNTVGYPHLNVKIAATHAGITVGEDGGSHQSIEDIALMRVIPGMTVLNPADAVEAEKLILAAAEYQGPVYIRLGREPLSKVFTDDYQPEIGKAVRLRDGKAATIIATGIMVEKALQAADILGQKGTTVRVVNIHTIKPIDAAEIIKAAWETRAIVTAEEHSIIGGLGSAVSEVVVQNHPVPIEYVGVKDRFGQSGIPAKLLEEYELSPEHIVAAVEKAIGRKNP